In one window of Gudongella oleilytica DNA:
- the casB gene encoding type I-E CRISPR-associated protein Cse2/CasB, with translation MTDTSKLIVANIKKKIAVLKNNSHDGTVKADMANLRKGVGKKPGELPQIWGLIYEDLPEELFGKGEKASKEEWAIYIPLTMFALHQQGSDIKTNCMHEEGKYLGYAVGDLVRDKQSLKRIKNRFDALVTSQSVKELSNHLRGIIQLMKAEGVHLDYGSLANDIYWFQIPSKKNNVTLQWARQFYLTTNKKEREEEENGK, from the coding sequence ATGACAGATACAAGTAAATTAATCGTTGCTAACATTAAAAAGAAGATTGCGGTTTTAAAAAATAATTCACATGATGGGACCGTAAAGGCTGACATGGCAAATTTAAGAAAAGGTGTTGGGAAAAAGCCAGGAGAGCTTCCTCAAATATGGGGCTTAATTTACGAAGACTTACCGGAAGAACTATTCGGCAAAGGGGAGAAAGCCAGCAAAGAAGAATGGGCGATTTACATTCCTTTAACAATGTTTGCACTTCACCAGCAAGGGTCTGATATAAAGACTAATTGCATGCATGAAGAAGGCAAATATCTTGGGTATGCCGTAGGAGATTTAGTAAGGGATAAGCAATCATTAAAGAGAATAAAAAATCGTTTTGATGCTTTAGTCACTTCTCAAAGCGTAAAGGAACTATCCAATCACCTTAGAGGGATAATACAGTTAATGAAAGCTGAAGGGGTACATCTGGATTATGGAAGCCTGGCAAATGATATATACTGGTTTCAAATACCAAGTAAGAAAAATAATGTAACTTTACAATGGGCCAGGCAATTTTACTTAACGACGAACAAAAAAGAAAGGGAGGAAGAAGAAAATGGGAAATAG